A stretch of Brevundimonas naejangsanensis DNA encodes these proteins:
- a CDS encoding ABC transporter permease: MTGAPAITAPTKPRVRWPLSLIVGAGLTSVALATALLALAWTPYDVEAVNIAAKLTAPSAAHWMGTDHFGRDVLSMIMAGAQNSLVVAFVAVGIGVGIGTPLGLTAAARGGWIDELVMRGNDLIFAFPALLLAVMITAVMGPGAINAVIAIGVFNIPVFTRVARGAAQGLWTREYVLAARTAGKSKTLISLQHILPNLISLLVVQAAIQFAVGIVAEAGLSYVGLGAQPPAPSWGRMLAEAQTMIGFAPWLAIMPGLAIFVTVLGLSLTGDGLRDLFDPRVRRER, translated from the coding sequence ATGACCGGCGCCCCCGCCATCACCGCCCCCACCAAGCCGCGCGTGCGCTGGCCTCTGTCGCTGATCGTCGGCGCAGGCCTGACCTCCGTCGCGCTGGCGACCGCCCTGCTGGCGTTGGCCTGGACGCCCTATGACGTCGAGGCGGTCAACATCGCCGCCAAGCTGACCGCCCCCTCGGCCGCCCACTGGATGGGCACCGACCACTTCGGTCGCGACGTGCTGTCGATGATCATGGCGGGGGCGCAGAACTCCCTCGTCGTCGCCTTCGTCGCCGTCGGCATAGGCGTCGGGATCGGCACGCCGCTGGGCCTGACGGCGGCGGCGCGCGGCGGCTGGATCGACGAACTGGTCATGCGCGGCAACGACCTGATCTTCGCCTTCCCCGCCCTGCTGCTGGCCGTGATGATCACCGCCGTCATGGGTCCGGGCGCGATCAACGCCGTCATCGCCATCGGCGTCTTCAACATCCCCGTCTTCACCCGCGTCGCGCGTGGCGCCGCCCAAGGCCTGTGGACCCGCGAATACGTCCTGGCCGCCCGCACGGCGGGCAAGTCTAAGACGCTGATCTCGCTCCAGCACATCCTGCCCAATCTGATAAGCCTGCTGGTCGTGCAGGCGGCCATCCAGTTCGCCGTCGGCATCGTGGCCGAGGCCGGGCTCTCCTACGTCGGCCTCGGCGCCCAGCCGCCCGCGCCCAGTTGGGGCCGGATGCTGGCCGAAGCCCAAACCATGATCGGCTTCGCGCCCTGGCTGGCGATCATGCCGGGGCTGGCCATCTTCGTGACCGTGCTGGGCCTCAGCCTGACCGGCGACGGCCT